Proteins encoded in a region of the Rutidosis leptorrhynchoides isolate AG116_Rl617_1_P2 chromosome 9, CSIRO_AGI_Rlap_v1, whole genome shotgun sequence genome:
- the LOC139865961 gene encoding E3 ubiquitin-protein ligase WAV3-like: MGSTWRKLKMALSSNLCIYVPTADSDASPLQSERCSDAALLSPATEHWSFSGSTTAQRPWSPALRLSKSLSRSSKKCTICLASMRRGEGQAIFTAECSHSFHFQCIASNVKHGNQICPICRANWKQVPLQTSSGLDSPSARTQDNPVMTVIRPFPSRLNSTRRIAAHNFPANEPNMFNDDELLDLEPSKKNISNASDESSLKRVVLETYTEVPAVPRFTTVNDFTVLLHLKAPVCTSARAPVDLVTVLDISGSMAGTKLALLKRAMGFVIQNLGPSDRLSVVVFSSNARRLFPLTRMSDAGKQHALQAVNALAANGGTNIAEGLRKGGKVMEDRRGKNAVASIILLSDGQDTYTVNGGVGSNVAGGQTQSNHKLLVPPGVKIPVHAFGFGADHDAESMHTIAEVSGGTFSFIETESVIQDAFAQCIGGLLSVVVKGLQVIIESVNVNVRLQSLKAGSYKNQLMPDRKSGCIDVGDLYADEERDFLVSVNIPKETELTFGYETSLLKVNCYYNDPLTKETIKLVTENVTVKRPENVGKENVISIEVDRQRNRLQSAEAMVLARTIAEEGDLKRAISTLENFRKVLMGTVSAKSGDRLCMALDAELKEMQERMATRNMYENSGRAYILSGLSSHSWQRATARGDSTDGSSLVQAYQTPLMVEMLTRSQANLDVRTRSSQPRPR, from the exons ATGGGGAGTACATGGAGGAAACTAAAGATGGCTTTGAGCTCTAATTTATGTATTTATGTGCCTACGGCTGATAGCGACGCCTCGCCGCTGCAATCGGAGCGGTGTTCGGATGCTGCTCTGTTGTCTCCGGCGACGGAGCATTGGAGCTTCAGTGGCTCTACGACGGCTCAACGGCCATGGTCTCCAGCGTTACGATTGTCTAAAAGCTTGAGTAGATCTTCTAAG AAATGCACAATATGTTTAGCATCAATGAGAAGAGGTGAAGGTCAAGCTATATTCACAGCAGAATGTTCACATTCGTTCCATTTTCAATGTATTGCTTCGAATGTTAAACATGGCAACCAAATTTGTCCCATTTGTCGCGCAAATTGGAAACAAGTTCCGTTACAAACTTCAAGCGGTTTAGATTCGCCGTCAGCAAGAACACAAGATAATCCTGTGATGACAGTAATCCGCCCGTTTCCATCACGATTAAACTCCACCCGACGCATTGCCGCCCATAATTTTCCCGCTAATGAGCCTAATATGTTCAATGATGATGAACTACTAGATCTTGAACCATCAAAGAAGAACATTAGTAATGCATCAGATGAATCATCTCTTAAAAGGGTAGTTTTGGAAACTTACACTGAGGTGCCAGCTGTACCTCGGTTTACTACTGTTAATGATTTTACGGTTTTGCTTCATCTCAAAGCGCCAGTTTGTACGTCTGCACGAGCTCCGGTTGATCTTGTGACTGTTCTTGATATTAGTGGTAGTATGGCTGGTACGAAGCTAGCGTTACTTAAACGGGCCATGGGCTTTGTTATCCAAAATCTTGGCCCGTCAGATAGACTGTCGGTGGTCGTGTTTTCGTCAAATGCCCGCCGCCTGTTTCCACTTACTAGAATGTCGGATGCAGGGAAACAGCATGCTCTTCAAGCAGTTAATGCACTTGCGGCGAATGGCGGGACCAATATAGCTGAAGGGTTGAGAAAGGGCGGGAAAGTAATGGAAGATCGTCGGGGAAAAAACGCTGTCGCGAGTATAATATTGTTGTCTGACGGGCAAGATACCTACACCGTGAACGGTGGTGTGGGATCAAATGTAGCTGGTGGTCAAACGCAGTCAAACCATAAGTTACTTGTCCCACCAGGTGTCAAGATCCCGGTTCATGCGTTTGGGTTTGGGGCGGATCATGATGCTGAATCGATGCATACGATTGCTGAAGTATCTGGGGGAACGTTTTCGTTCATTGAGACCGAAAGTGTGATTCAAGACGCGTTTGCTCAGTGCATCGGTGGACTTTTGAGTGTCGTGGTCAAAGGTCTGCAAGTGATTATCGAGAGTGTGAATGTTAACGTTCGGCTTCAATCGTTAAAGGCAGGTAGTTACAAAAATCAGTTGATGCCCGACAGAAAATCAGGGTGTATTGATGTTGGAGATCTGTACGCTGACGAAGAACGAGATTTTCTTGTGTCAGTCAACATCCCAAAGGAGACAGAGTTGACTTTTGGTTACGAGACATCGTTGTTGAAGGTGAACTGCTACTATAATGACCCGTTAACAAAAGAGaccattaagttagttaccgaaaATGTTACAGTTAAAAGACCTGAAAATGTTGGCAAGGAAAatgtgatttcgattgaagttgaTAGACAACGGAACCGGTTACAATCGGCTGAAGCTATGGTTTTAGCGCGAACTATAGCTGAAGAGGGTGATTTAAAACGGGCCATTAGTACGCTCGAAAACTTCCGGAAGGTTCTTATGGGGACTGTCTCGGCTAAATCTGGAGATCGGTTATGTATGGCACTAGATGCCGAACTCAAGGAAATGCAAGAAAGGATGGCAACTAGGAATATGTATGAGAATTCGGGAAGAGCTTATATATTATCGGGTCTAAGTTCACACTCTTGGCAACGAGCCACGGCTCGTGGGGACTCGACAGATGGTTCGAGTCTTGTTCAAGCCTATCAAACTCCGTTGATGGTTGAGATGCTAACTCGGTCTCAGGCTAATCTAGATGTTCGGACTAGGTCATCGCAACCCAGGCCACGCTAA